A section of the Deltaproteobacteria bacterium genome encodes:
- a CDS encoding TVP38/TMEM64 family protein: MNGRLAFKIIFFFLSIILTTYLFIHYDLYLFFVDKQKVITFIRSYPYDELIFISLQILQVVAAPIPGEVTGLIGGYLYGPVPGMIYSTIGLTIGSWMAFVLARFFGLPLVEKAVKPAIIQKYDHFLEHRGLFVSFLLFLIPGFPKDYLCYIMGLSHMKTWHFLGISTVGRLLGTILLSVSGSCARNNQYTGLVIIAVISCIFVIVAYFYQDKWLEALKKRHILSKNPQKPHDDQDQ; encoded by the coding sequence ATGAATGGACGTCTCGCCTTTAAAATTATATTTTTCTTCCTATCCATTATTCTGACAACCTATCTTTTTATTCACTATGACCTTTATCTCTTCTTTGTAGATAAGCAAAAAGTTATAACATTTATCCGCTCTTATCCCTATGACGAACTTATCTTCATTTCCCTTCAGATACTGCAGGTAGTAGCTGCCCCAATACCCGGAGAAGTAACCGGCCTTATTGGCGGGTACCTTTATGGTCCCGTCCCGGGTATGATTTACTCTACTATCGGTCTCACAATCGGCTCCTGGATGGCCTTTGTGCTTGCCCGATTTTTTGGTCTGCCCCTTGTCGAGAAGGCTGTAAAGCCTGCGATCATTCAGAAATACGACCACTTCCTGGAACACCGGGGATTATTTGTCTCCTTTCTCCTCTTTCTTATCCCTGGTTTTCCCAAAGATTACCTCTGCTACATCATGGGCTTAAGCCATATGAAGACATGGCATTTTTTAGGCATTTCGACGGTCGGGCGTTTGCTCGGGACTATCTTACTGTCTGTAAGCGGCAGTTGTGCCCGCAACAATCAATATACAGGACTTGTAATCATTGCCGTCATTAGCTGTATTTTTGTCATAGTTGCCTATTTCTACCAGGACAAATGGTTGGAAGCGTTGAAAAAGAGACATATTCTTTCAAAAAATCCTCAGAAACCTCACGATGATCAGGATCAATAA
- a CDS encoding patatin-like phospholipase family protein: protein MRKRIGLALGGGGARGLSHIGVLKVFEQEGIPIDVIAGTSVGAMVGGAYAGGVASEELERKVHEYVNGAEFQASTIKAMADIYGREQESLTQKIQSFLKNQFYIVQMLFKPGILSTDDFRFMINYFIPDIQIEDTRIPFRAVATDLITGEQIVFSKGSLRQAVMASCAVPGAIEPIREGKRLLSDGGIVSLVPVNVARKEGADIVIAVAVDRDIRTDEELKTVKDIYSRACEITSGKLEKYELMDADIIIRPDVKNLHWAGFSQAIDLVKEGEKAAREMLSSIQNKRSFFKSWINSIKDMVTPIGIIKK from the coding sequence TTGAGAAAACGCATTGGTCTTGCACTTGGGGGTGGAGGAGCACGGGGGCTCAGCCATATCGGTGTGTTAAAAGTGTTTGAACAGGAAGGTATCCCTATCGATGTTATTGCGGGGACCAGTGTTGGCGCTATGGTGGGAGGGGCTTATGCCGGCGGCGTTGCGTCTGAAGAGCTGGAGCGAAAAGTACACGAGTATGTTAACGGCGCCGAATTTCAAGCTTCAACTATTAAAGCCATGGCAGATATATATGGCAGGGAGCAGGAGAGTCTGACACAGAAGATTCAAAGTTTTTTGAAGAATCAGTTTTATATCGTTCAGATGTTGTTCAAACCCGGGATCCTTTCAACCGACGATTTCCGGTTCATGATTAATTATTTCATTCCTGACATACAAATAGAGGACACCCGTATCCCGTTTCGTGCCGTGGCGACGGATCTGATAACCGGCGAACAGATAGTTTTTTCTAAGGGGTCTCTCAGGCAGGCGGTTATGGCAAGCTGCGCTGTTCCCGGGGCTATAGAACCTATCAGGGAGGGGAAAAGACTTCTTTCCGACGGTGGTATCGTCAGCCTGGTTCCCGTTAATGTCGCAAGGAAAGAAGGGGCCGACATTGTAATTGCCGTAGCCGTAGATCGTGACATCCGCACTGATGAAGAATTAAAAACAGTAAAAGACATCTACTCCAGGGCCTGTGAAATAACATCCGGCAAACTGGAAAAGTATGAGTTGATGGATGCCGACATTATTATTCGGCCCGATGTAAAGAATCTACATTGGGCTGGTTTTTCTCAGGCTATCGACCTTGTAAAGGAAGGCGAAAAGGCAGCAAGGGAAATGCTTTCCAGTATCCAAAATAAACGGTCCTTTTTTAAATCATGGATCAACTCCATTAAGGATATGGTAACCCCCATAGGAATCATTAAAAAGTAA
- a CDS encoding SAP domain-containing protein, whose amino-acid sequence MMKYNEIQKMAKKMGVNTFQMKKRDMILAIQRSENNIECFGSSRVEHCQELTCLWRDDCVPLNESNKTA is encoded by the coding sequence ATGATGAAGTACAACGAAATTCAAAAGATGGCCAAAAAAATGGGCGTCAATACTTTTCAGATGAAAAAAAGGGATATGATCCTGGCAATTCAGAGGTCAGAAAATAATATTGAATGCTTTGGATCCTCCAGAGTGGAACACTGTCAGGAACTAACATGCCTGTGGAGGGATGATTGTGTACCTCTGAACGAAAGCAACAAGACTGCTTAG
- a CDS encoding LytR C-terminal domain-containing protein, which translates to MRILCIFALVFCLTTSGCISPRYSDRSAREELRKSKASIDQINEQMSALNKELEALKKELQQIKEVKQKEEAKAITEEESLTDQEAPVKEKQVAVKEKSEEVSVPELKKKKQIREADISKKDEATKIPDKKPALQRKLIDLKTFKIKVLSGNGKLVPARDMSKKLIGMGYKIEDIGIAARTDFRENTIYYASDYQKEAEQLEARLGGDTVSRPLTWTSVYHIIVVAVP; encoded by the coding sequence ATGAGAATATTATGTATTTTTGCTCTGGTATTTTGTTTAACAACTTCGGGCTGCATTTCGCCGAGATATTCCGACAGGAGCGCACGAGAAGAATTGCGAAAGTCCAAGGCGTCAATCGATCAGATCAATGAGCAGATGTCAGCATTAAATAAGGAACTGGAAGCGTTAAAGAAGGAATTGCAACAGATAAAAGAGGTAAAACAAAAAGAAGAGGCAAAAGCGATAACGGAAGAGGAGTCCCTGACCGACCAGGAAGCGCCTGTTAAAGAAAAGCAAGTTGCCGTCAAAGAAAAGTCTGAGGAGGTTTCTGTTCCTGAACTGAAAAAAAAGAAGCAGATCCGAGAGGCAGATATTTCAAAAAAAGATGAAGCAACGAAAATACCCGATAAAAAACCCGCTCTTCAAAGGAAACTGATCGATCTCAAGACTTTTAAAATAAAAGTCTTGAGTGGAAATGGCAAATTGGTTCCTGCACGAGACATGTCAAAGAAACTTATCGGAATGGGTTACAAGATTGAAGACATAGGTATAGCTGCTCGCACAGATTTTAGAGAAAATACAATTTATTATGCTTCGGATTATCAGAAAGAGGCGGAGCAACTGGAGGCCCGGCTAGGAGGAGATACGGTCTCCAGACCTTTAACGTGGACTTCAGTTTATCATATCATTGTTGTGGCGGTGCCATAG
- the glk gene encoding glucokinase encodes MTLLLAGDIGGTKTRLGIFSRERGLRLPLAEADYSSAQFPDLTTIVREFVDRVNLPADAACFGVAGPVVGGRSRVTNLPWIIDEKQLIQDLKLSSVRLLNDLEAIACAVPLLESSDLSTLNEGRPVSRGNLAVIAPGTGLGEAFLTWDGKRYRGHPSEGGHADFAPNDVLETELLSYLREKLGHVSYESVCSGLGIFNIYCFLRERRYAEEPSWLSETLAREKDPVPVITNNALDHENRCDLCVMTLNLFISILGAEAGNIALKVLATNGVYIGGGIPRRILPLLEKGLFMKSFRHKGRLSDLVSQMPVFVILNPKVALFGAACYGFEYC; translated from the coding sequence ATGACCTTACTCCTTGCCGGTGACATTGGTGGAACAAAGACTCGCCTGGGTATTTTTTCCCGTGAAAGGGGTTTACGTTTACCTCTGGCAGAGGCAGACTATTCCAGTGCACAATTTCCAGACCTCACAACCATCGTCAGAGAATTTGTCGATAGAGTGAATCTCCCGGCAGATGCCGCCTGCTTCGGTGTAGCAGGGCCGGTTGTAGGAGGTCGCTCCAGAGTTACCAATCTGCCGTGGATCATCGATGAGAAGCAACTTATCCAAGATCTGAAGCTGTCGTCTGTAAGACTGTTGAATGATCTGGAAGCGATTGCCTGTGCAGTGCCATTGCTTGAGTCATCGGACCTCTCTACCTTAAACGAAGGCAGGCCGGTTTCCCGGGGAAATTTGGCTGTTATTGCCCCGGGCACCGGTCTTGGCGAGGCATTTCTGACCTGGGACGGAAAACGATACAGAGGACATCCCTCAGAGGGTGGTCATGCGGATTTTGCACCAAACGACGTTCTTGAGACTGAATTGCTGAGTTACCTTCGAGAGAAACTCGGCCACGTCAGTTATGAAAGTGTTTGTTCCGGATTGGGAATATTTAATATTTATTGCTTTCTCCGTGAGAGGCGCTATGCCGAAGAACCATCCTGGCTGTCCGAAACGCTGGCCCGCGAAAAGGACCCTGTACCAGTTATTACAAATAACGCTTTAGATCATGAGAACCGGTGCGATCTCTGCGTAATGACTCTCAACCTCTTTATTTCTATTTTAGGAGCAGAAGCAGGAAATATCGCCCTCAAAGTACTTGCCACAAACGGGGTTTATATAGGGGGGGGCATTCCCCGCCGCATATTGCCGCTTCTGGAAAAGGGACTGTTTATGAAATCATTCAGGCATAAAGGGCGCCTGTCTGACCTGGTTTCACAAATGCCGGTTTTCGTTATTCTTAATCCAAAAGTTGCTCTTTTCGGTGCAGCATGTTATGGTTTTGAATACTGTTAA
- a CDS encoding divalent-cation tolerance protein CutA, protein MGSYIQVITTTEKKEDAEKIAMTLVEKKLAACVQIAGPITSNYRWKGNIETAEEWQCVIKSRGDLYEEIERVIKSVHPYEVPEIIAVPIVAGSGDYLEWLQGELIEK, encoded by the coding sequence ATGGGGTCGTATATTCAGGTCATTACAACGACGGAAAAGAAGGAAGATGCCGAAAAAATAGCCATGACCCTGGTTGAGAAAAAGCTCGCTGCCTGTGTACAGATTGCGGGACCCATTACCAGCAACTATCGCTGGAAAGGAAACATAGAAACGGCCGAGGAGTGGCAGTGCGTGATAAAAAGCAGGGGTGACCTGTATGAAGAAATTGAAAGGGTCATTAAATCGGTTCACCCTTATGAGGTACCGGAAATCATAGCGGTACCCATTGTCGCAGGCAGCGGAGATTATCTGGAATGGTTACAGGGTGAACTCATCGAAAAATAA